A region of Necator americanus strain Aroian chromosome I, whole genome shotgun sequence DNA encodes the following proteins:
- a CDS encoding hypothetical protein (NECATOR_CHRI.G624.T1) — translation MSGCSKRLRSWTKATHAALVMETTSDCVSTTREQSPQNLLLGAAERIKLNVIALQVTNIRRDVRQIIDGTHVNRGEKVPLRNGGGVGFVVQPSVVHLVDFSCHLVWQLFASGLSGKAC, via the coding sequence ATGTCAGGTTGCTCAAAACGTCTTCGATcttggaccaaggcgacacatgCAGCACTTGTCATGGAGACTACATCAGACTGTGTAtctacaacgcgagaacagagTCCACAGAATctccttctcggagctgcagagcgcatCAAATTAAACGTAATTGCTTTGCAAGTGACCAATATCAGGAGAGATGTACGACAGATAATTGACGGTACACACGTCAATCGTGGAGAAAAGGTTCCGTTGCGAAATGGGGgtggtgttggttttgttgtgcaaccatctgtcgtccatcttgtcgatttcTCCTGTCACCTCGTTTGGCAACTTTTCGCCTCCGGTCTCTCCGGCAAAGCCTGCTAG
- a CDS encoding hypothetical protein (NECATOR_CHRI.G625.T2): MMNDLTPELDRRRRAPWGAYKSIEGVVKKTRNTRFRAHLFNTTVLPALTYASKAGHFASRKKTRRVRRNYVIYEKADAEAETKVEEEDKAEGKDKAEEKEKVEEKEKPGEKKAEEKKPKRRKKPKKKEKAKEKENAVEKEKVEGKDKAKAV, from the exons atgatgaatgacctgacccccgagctggacaggaggagacgagcgccttggggagcgtataagagcatcgagggtgtagtgaagaagaccagaaaCACCCGgttccgtgctcacctcttcaataccaccgtacttcccgctttgacctatgcttcaaaagctgggcatttcgcaagcaggaagaaaacgcg CCGCGTACGAAGAAACTATGTCATTTATGAGAAAGCCGATGCTGAAGCCGAAACCAAAGTCGAAGAGGAGGACAAAGCTGAGGGAAAGGACAAAGCCgaagagaaggagaaagtcgaagaaaaggagaaacccGGAGAGAAGAAAGCGGAAGAGAAGAAgccgaagagaagaaaaaagccgaaaaaaaaggagaaagccaaagagaaggagaatgccgtagaaaaggagaaagtCGAAGGGAAGGACAAAGCCAAAGCCGTTTAA